One part of the Streptomyces sp. NBC_00286 genome encodes these proteins:
- a CDS encoding L-rhamnose mutarotase translates to MQRVCFLLKVRKDRIAEYRERHAAVWPEMLEALSATGWHNYSLFLREDGLLVGYLETEDFEASVAGMEAAEVNARWQAEMAPFFESLDGARPDEAMKPLTEVFHLA, encoded by the coding sequence ATGCAGCGCGTGTGCTTTCTGCTGAAGGTCCGCAAGGACCGGATCGCCGAGTACCGCGAGCGGCACGCCGCCGTGTGGCCGGAGATGCTCGAAGCTCTCTCGGCCACCGGCTGGCACAACTACTCGCTCTTCCTGCGCGAGGACGGCCTGCTCGTCGGCTATCTGGAGACCGAGGACTTCGAGGCCTCGGTGGCCGGTATGGAGGCCGCCGAGGTCAACGCCCGCTGGCAGGCGGAGATGGCGCCGTTCTTCGAGTCGCTGGACGGCGCCCGCCCCGACGAGGCCATGAAACCGCTCACCGAGGTGTTCCACCTCGCCTGA
- a CDS encoding BNR repeat-containing protein, producing the protein MRRRTLLAGTILSAVAGPVIGAGAARAADPGPSVTRIGSSRLDAQAIFFVSYNGLVNNNSFQKNGLFTYKGYQYAAWYTADRNAVVGRRALGSSTWSTVKVGHTLRYNDSHNVISMGVSKTDGRLHLNMDSHSDGFTYVKSVAGLLDNPAGLSWTASRFGTPQSTLDGLALTSQFTYPQFISTPEGRLQLSYRVGISGNGRNALAEYDGTRWTNLGEWTSSTGTYSSEHGSSTARNMYLHGIDYDRNGRLHSMFTWREQSNSVMCNSGGITNHDTGYVYSDDRGRTWRNNAGAVVGTTGGSDRVSVNDAGLVVDPLNPDHSLMNQESQFTDSAGRPHAIISYVPGRFGQCTTNYVANRTANGRAFLVRKSSSGAWAKTEIPVPLDSSQRTKLVMDKYNNAYAIFPFGRIAGASVASGHTDWRILFDGAGLNAFGEVVIDEMRIAQDGVLSVMYQEKSSGTTPSALHVVDFRLPA; encoded by the coding sequence ATGAGAAGACGTACGCTGCTGGCCGGCACCATCCTCAGTGCCGTGGCCGGCCCGGTCATCGGCGCCGGTGCCGCACGGGCCGCCGACCCCGGCCCCTCGGTCACCCGCATCGGCAGCAGCCGACTCGACGCTCAGGCCATCTTCTTCGTGTCGTACAACGGTCTGGTCAACAACAACTCGTTCCAGAAGAACGGCCTGTTCACGTACAAGGGCTACCAGTACGCCGCCTGGTACACCGCCGACCGCAACGCCGTCGTCGGCCGCCGCGCGCTCGGCTCGAGCACCTGGTCCACCGTCAAGGTCGGCCACACCCTGCGCTACAACGACTCCCACAACGTGATCTCCATGGGCGTCTCGAAGACCGACGGCCGGCTGCACCTCAACATGGACTCGCACAGCGACGGCTTCACCTACGTCAAGTCGGTGGCTGGGCTCCTCGACAACCCCGCCGGGCTGAGCTGGACCGCGAGCCGCTTCGGCACCCCGCAGTCCACGCTCGACGGACTGGCGCTCACCTCGCAGTTCACGTACCCGCAGTTCATCTCGACGCCCGAGGGCCGCCTCCAGCTGAGCTACCGCGTCGGCATCTCCGGCAACGGCCGCAACGCCCTCGCCGAGTACGACGGCACCAGGTGGACCAACCTCGGCGAGTGGACCAGCTCCACCGGCACCTACAGCAGCGAGCACGGCTCCAGCACGGCCCGCAACATGTATCTGCACGGCATCGACTACGACCGCAACGGGCGTCTGCACTCCATGTTCACCTGGCGTGAGCAGAGCAACTCCGTGATGTGCAACAGCGGTGGCATCACCAACCACGACACCGGCTACGTCTACTCCGACGACCGCGGCCGCACCTGGCGCAACAACGCGGGCGCCGTCGTCGGCACCACCGGCGGCTCGGACCGGGTCTCCGTCAACGACGCCGGACTGGTCGTGGACCCGCTCAACCCCGACCACTCGCTGATGAACCAGGAGAGCCAGTTCACCGACTCGGCGGGCCGCCCGCACGCCATCATCAGCTACGTACCGGGCCGCTTCGGCCAGTGCACCACGAACTACGTCGCCAACCGGACCGCCAACGGCCGCGCCTTCCTCGTCCGCAAGAGCTCCTCCGGCGCCTGGGCGAAGACCGAGATCCCGGTGCCCCTGGACTCCAGCCAGCGCACCAAGCTGGTCATGGACAAGTACAACAACGCGTACGCGATCTTCCCGTTCGGCCGGATCGCCGGTGCCTCGGTGGCCTCCGGACACACCGACTGGAGAATCCTGTTCGACGGCGCCGGGCTGAACGCCTTCGGCGAGGTCGTGATCGACGAGATGCGGATCGCGCAGGACGGCGTCCTGTCGGTCATGTACCAGGAGAAGTCCAGCGGTACGACGCCCTCGGCGCTCCATGTCGTCGACTTCCGGCTGCCCGCGTGA
- a CDS encoding LacI family DNA-binding transcriptional regulator, which produces MAHSVGIKDVARVAGVSVGTVSNVINRPDTVASETRARVLSAIDRLGYVRSESARQLRAGRSRIMGLLVLDMGNPFFVDVARGAERAARDAGLGVMVCNSAQSPGEEAEYLSLFAEQRVRGVLFTPADATGRNIEAFRRHGIPFVLVDRVAEGATECSVSVDDVAGGALAVRHLIDAGHRSIAYVSGPPGLNQVRDRRTGALNALAEAGLGADCLRELPTERLDVAAGRDAGARLLGLAERPTAVFCANDLLALGVLQAMFAAGVSVPDDLAIVGYDDIEFAAAAAVPLTSVRQPAVTMGALAAELLLEETESETAPVPHEHRSVVLQPELVVRRSSLPPR; this is translated from the coding sequence ATGGCTCATTCGGTGGGTATCAAGGACGTCGCCCGCGTCGCCGGTGTCTCGGTGGGCACCGTCTCGAACGTGATCAACCGGCCGGACACGGTCGCCTCCGAGACCCGTGCCCGCGTGCTGTCCGCGATAGACCGGCTCGGCTATGTCCGCAGCGAGTCGGCGCGGCAGTTGCGGGCCGGGCGCAGCCGGATCATGGGCCTGCTCGTCCTGGACATGGGCAACCCGTTCTTCGTGGACGTGGCACGCGGCGCCGAGCGCGCCGCCCGTGACGCCGGTCTCGGCGTGATGGTCTGCAACAGCGCGCAGAGCCCCGGCGAGGAGGCCGAGTATCTGTCGCTGTTCGCCGAACAGCGGGTGCGGGGCGTGCTGTTCACGCCCGCCGACGCGACCGGGCGGAACATCGAGGCGTTCCGCCGGCACGGCATCCCGTTCGTACTCGTGGACCGGGTCGCCGAGGGCGCCACCGAATGCTCGGTGTCCGTCGACGATGTGGCGGGCGGGGCACTGGCCGTACGCCATCTGATCGACGCCGGGCACCGCTCCATCGCGTATGTGAGCGGGCCGCCCGGACTGAACCAGGTCAGGGACCGGCGGACGGGCGCGCTGAACGCGCTGGCCGAGGCCGGACTCGGCGCGGACTGCCTGCGTGAACTGCCCACCGAGCGGCTCGACGTGGCCGCCGGCCGCGACGCCGGCGCCCGGCTCCTCGGTCTCGCCGAGCGCCCGACCGCCGTCTTCTGCGCCAACGACCTGCTCGCGCTCGGCGTCCTCCAGGCCATGTTCGCGGCCGGCGTCTCCGTCCCCGACGACCTCGCGATCGTCGGCTACGACGACATCGAGTTCGCGGCCGCCGCCGCCGTCCCCCTCACCTCCGTACGCCAGCCCGCCGTGACCATGGGCGCCCTCGCTGCCGAACTCCTCCTGGAGGAGACCGAGTCCGAGACGGCCCCGGTCCCGCACGAGCACCGAAGCGTCGTACTCCAGCCGGAACTCGTCGTACGCCGCTCCAGCCTGCCCCCGCGCTGA
- a CDS encoding alpha/beta fold hydrolase: MSASYRQPGVVLTDRRFTVPLDHDAPDGETIELYAREVVATDKAERDLPWLVYLQGGPGFGANRFIGKQAWLGRALDEYRVLLLDQRGTGNSTPANRQTLPLRGGPREQADYLAHFRADSIVRDCEAIRPTVTGGAPWTVLGQSFGGFCTVTYLSYAPEGLRTALITGGLPSLDAHADDVYRAAYPRIEHKAAAHYARYPQDVERARRIAEHLLAHDVVLPNGYRLTVEAFQSLGIVLGKSDGSHRLHYLLEDAFVRTPQGPALSDAFQEEVQGLLSFAGHPLYALVHEACYGQGAEPTGWAAERVRAEFPQFDAAKTLVGDGPLLFTGESVHPWTFDNDPALRPLRETADLLAERADWAPLYAPDRLAANEVPVAAAVYHDDMYVDTEHSLETAGTIRGLRAWVTNEFEHDGVRAGGPRVLDRLIALSRDEV; the protein is encoded by the coding sequence GTGAGCGCCAGTTACCGTCAGCCCGGCGTCGTCCTCACCGACCGCCGCTTCACGGTGCCCCTCGACCACGACGCCCCGGACGGGGAGACGATCGAGCTGTACGCCCGTGAAGTCGTCGCCACCGACAAAGCCGAGCGCGACCTGCCCTGGCTGGTCTACCTGCAAGGCGGCCCCGGTTTCGGCGCGAACCGCTTCATCGGCAAGCAGGCCTGGCTCGGCCGCGCCCTCGACGAGTACCGCGTGCTGCTGCTCGACCAACGCGGCACCGGCAACTCCACGCCCGCCAACCGCCAGACGCTCCCGCTGCGCGGCGGCCCGCGTGAACAGGCCGACTATCTCGCGCACTTCCGCGCCGACTCCATCGTCCGCGACTGCGAGGCCATCCGTCCCACGGTCACCGGCGGCGCCCCGTGGACGGTTCTCGGCCAGAGCTTCGGCGGCTTCTGCACGGTGACCTATCTGTCGTACGCGCCCGAAGGCCTGCGCACCGCCCTGATCACCGGCGGCCTGCCCTCCCTGGACGCGCACGCGGACGACGTCTACCGGGCCGCGTACCCGCGCATCGAGCACAAGGCCGCCGCGCACTACGCCCGTTACCCGCAGGACGTCGAGCGGGCCCGGCGGATCGCCGAGCACCTCCTCGCCCACGACGTCGTCCTGCCGAACGGCTACCGGCTCACCGTCGAGGCCTTCCAGTCCCTCGGCATCGTCCTCGGCAAGAGCGACGGCAGCCACCGCCTCCACTACCTCCTGGAGGACGCCTTCGTCCGCACCCCGCAGGGCCCCGCCCTCTCCGACGCCTTCCAGGAGGAGGTACAGGGGCTGCTGTCGTTCGCCGGCCACCCGCTGTACGCGCTGGTCCACGAGGCCTGCTACGGCCAGGGCGCGGAGCCGACCGGCTGGGCCGCGGAGCGCGTGCGCGCCGAGTTCCCGCAGTTCGACGCGGCCAAGACCCTCGTGGGCGACGGGCCGCTGCTGTTCACGGGCGAGTCCGTGCACCCCTGGACGTTCGACAACGACCCGGCGCTGCGCCCGCTGCGCGAGACGGCGGATCTCCTCGCCGAGCGCGCCGACTGGGCCCCGCTGTACGCCCCTGACCGCCTCGCCGCCAACGAGGTCCCCGTCGCCGCGGCCGTCTACCACGACGACATGTACGTCGACACCGAGCACTCGCTGGAGACGGCGGGCACCATCCGGGGGCTGCGTGCCTGGGTGACGAACGAGTTCGAGCACGACGGGGTACGGGCCGGCGGCCCACGCGTACTGGACCGGCTGATCGCCCTGTCCCGGGACGAGGTCTGA
- a CDS encoding PIG-L deacetylase family protein codes for MTEPSTDNQLKPMPDDWQRALAVVAHPDDLEYGCSAAIAAWTDAGREVAYVLATRGEAGIDTMDPAECGPLREREQRASAAIVGVSEVEFLDHRDGVVEYGIALRRDIAAAIRKYRPELVITLNHRDTWGGVGWNTPDHVAVGRATLDAAADAGNRWIFPELTDQGLEPWNGVRWVAVAGSASPTHAVDATPGLERAVRSLLEHRTYIEVLTDEDPETYVRGFLIGYAQELGERFGGKPAVAFELFGR; via the coding sequence ATGACGGAGCCGAGCACTGACAACCAGCTCAAGCCCATGCCGGACGACTGGCAGCGCGCCCTCGCCGTGGTGGCCCACCCGGACGATCTCGAGTACGGCTGCTCGGCCGCGATCGCCGCGTGGACGGACGCGGGCCGCGAGGTCGCGTATGTGCTGGCGACCCGTGGTGAGGCGGGCATCGACACGATGGACCCCGCCGAATGCGGGCCGCTGCGGGAGCGGGAGCAGCGGGCCAGCGCAGCCATCGTCGGGGTCAGCGAGGTGGAGTTCCTGGACCACCGGGACGGGGTCGTCGAGTACGGGATCGCGCTGCGGCGGGACATCGCGGCCGCGATCCGCAAGTACCGGCCCGAACTGGTCATCACCCTCAACCACCGGGACACCTGGGGCGGGGTCGGCTGGAACACCCCGGACCATGTCGCCGTGGGACGGGCCACGCTCGACGCCGCCGCCGACGCGGGGAACCGATGGATCTTTCCCGAACTGACCGACCAGGGCCTCGAACCCTGGAACGGGGTCCGCTGGGTCGCCGTCGCCGGTTCGGCGAGCCCCACGCACGCGGTGGACGCGACGCCGGGTCTGGAGCGGGCGGTACGGTCTCTGCTCGAACACCGCACGTACATCGAGGTGTTGACGGACGAGGACCCTGAGACGTACGTCCGTGGCTTTCTGATCGGCTACGCGCAGGAGTTGGGCGAGCGCTTCGGCGGCAAGCCGGCCGTGGCCTTCGAGCTCTTCGGCCGGTAG
- a CDS encoding DUF5999 family protein has protein sequence MCTHQPPCPTAESPDHHAAVIVSAHPEQGWYLLCNGTIVFDDTGELLPDGSVVNPLRALGPLTVAA, from the coding sequence ATGTGCACCCACCAGCCCCCGTGCCCCACCGCCGAGAGCCCCGACCACCACGCCGCCGTGATCGTGTCCGCCCACCCCGAGCAGGGCTGGTACCTGCTGTGCAACGGAACCATCGTCTTCGACGACACCGGCGAACTCCTCCCGGACGGCAGTGTCGTCAACCCGCTCCGCGCCCTCGGCCCGCTGACCGTGGCCGCCTGA
- a CDS encoding pentapeptide repeat-containing protein — protein MHDHPLDLHDLRADCTRCFGLCCVALPFSASADFPVDKAAGKPCSNLRTDSRCGIHTELRQRGFNGCTVYDCFGAGQRVSQSTFGGEDWRTGTREQAQRMFDVFPVVRQLHELLWYLTEALTLPAARPVHADLRRLLGETERLARQTPEELGELDVAAHRQRVNVLLLRTSELVRAGTRGRKKDRRGADLMGARLKGADLKGANLRGAYLIAADLTGADLRGADLIGADLRDADLTDADLTGAFFLTQPQLNSARGSGSTRLPGSVTHPTHWTARL, from the coding sequence ATGCACGACCACCCCCTCGACCTGCACGATCTCCGCGCGGACTGCACCCGCTGCTTCGGCCTGTGCTGTGTCGCGCTGCCCTTCTCGGCCTCGGCGGACTTCCCGGTCGACAAGGCGGCGGGGAAGCCCTGCTCCAACCTGCGCACCGACTCCCGCTGTGGCATCCACACCGAACTGCGGCAGCGCGGCTTCAACGGCTGCACGGTCTACGACTGCTTCGGCGCGGGGCAGCGGGTCTCGCAGAGCACCTTCGGCGGGGAGGACTGGCGGACGGGGACGCGGGAGCAGGCCCAGCGGATGTTCGACGTCTTTCCGGTCGTACGGCAACTCCATGAGCTCCTCTGGTACTTGACGGAGGCGCTGACCCTGCCCGCCGCCCGTCCCGTCCACGCCGACCTCCGCCGGCTGCTCGGCGAGACCGAGCGGCTGGCCCGCCAAACCCCGGAGGAACTGGGCGAGTTGGACGTTGCCGCACACCGGCAGAGGGTCAACGTGCTCCTGCTGCGGACCAGCGAACTGGTGCGGGCGGGCACCCGTGGCCGCAAGAAGGACCGCCGGGGTGCCGACCTCATGGGCGCCCGCCTCAAGGGAGCCGACCTCAAGGGCGCCAACCTGCGCGGCGCCTACCTCATCGCCGCCGACCTGACCGGCGCCGACCTGCGGGGCGCGGACCTCATCGGCGCGGATCTCCGCGACGCCGACCTGACGGACGCGGACCTGACCGGCGCCTTCTTCCTGACCCAGCCGCAGCTCAACTCGGCCCGGGGAAGCGGGAGTACGAGACTGCCGGGGTCGGTCACCCACCCCACGCACTGGACCGCGCGGCTCTGA
- a CDS encoding DUF2470 domain-containing protein encodes MGDRHTWTAVPSTAQRARSVLATAWSCAVTAEGGREEFIGVHTVAEDGRALLHLPDDSMLTTAAIWGSPRSSGAESGGAPRGEPSAVLEFADVAPVPVHNRIRARLWMAGWFAPDEGHLTFTPTRIVLRDSGGAVVVDREEYARAEPDPLATAEARLLTHLADAHPDAVERLTRLVEPDSLHGAVRVQPLAVDRHALTLRIERSRGHGDVRLPFHRPADDLGQLTERMHILLAQASGGTCPRALQRQRTDGDG; translated from the coding sequence ATGGGTGACCGTCACACCTGGACCGCCGTGCCGTCAACGGCGCAGCGTGCCCGCTCCGTGCTCGCCACGGCATGGTCCTGCGCGGTGACCGCCGAGGGCGGCCGCGAGGAGTTCATCGGCGTCCACACCGTCGCCGAGGACGGCCGCGCGCTGCTGCACCTGCCGGACGACAGCATGCTCACCACGGCCGCGATCTGGGGGTCCCCCCGCTCGAGCGGAGCCGAGAGTGGGGGAGCGCCGCGCGGAGAGCCGTCCGCCGTCCTCGAGTTCGCCGACGTGGCACCCGTTCCCGTACACAACCGCATCCGCGCCCGGCTCTGGATGGCCGGCTGGTTCGCGCCCGACGAGGGCCACCTGACGTTCACCCCGACCCGCATCGTGCTGCGCGACTCCGGCGGGGCGGTCGTGGTCGACCGCGAAGAGTACGCCCGCGCGGAGCCCGATCCGCTGGCCACCGCCGAGGCCCGGCTGCTGACCCACCTCGCCGACGCCCACCCGGACGCCGTCGAGCGGCTCACCCGCCTGGTCGAGCCCGACAGCCTGCACGGCGCGGTACGCGTCCAGCCGCTCGCCGTGGACCGGCACGCGCTGACCCTGCGCATCGAGCGCTCACGCGGCCACGGTGACGTACGCCTGCCCTTCCACCGGCCCGCCGACGACCTCGGCCAGCTGACGGAACGTATGCACATCCTCCTCGCCCAGGCCAGCGGCGGAACCTGCCCGCGCGCACTACAGCGGCAGCGCACAGACGGCGACGGGTGA
- a CDS encoding lactonase family protein: protein MGKGAEPARGGLGRRRFVGALAAVAVTGPAGCGTQDTPDNPEAGAPSTPARAASPSPSAKPRPTGPRPLFLGTYTSVEGGGTGIGLATYDTATGRITGKGTLTGIGDPSYLAAHPDGRTLYAVNEREDGGATAVRLSTGGRHKVLGTRATGGAAPAHLSVHPGGRWLLSANYGSGSVAVHPIETSGALGERTDLVTHSSPPPGPGQERPHAHQFITSPDGGHVLAVDLGTDTVYTYRLDESAGTLRPVSQARTRAGAGPRHLTFHPGGRFAYLANELDNTVTVCAYDPETGRLTPGDPQPTGTGGGTSYPSQLLVTPKGSYAYLANRGHNSLTRYAVEANGARLRLLDTVPVRGDFPRHIALSPEGNLLFASNQKSSTVSVFHVDGKSGQLRPAGEPFASPVAVCALPL from the coding sequence ATGGGCAAGGGTGCGGAACCGGCGCGAGGCGGGCTCGGCAGGCGCCGTTTCGTCGGGGCGCTCGCGGCGGTCGCGGTGACCGGCCCGGCCGGCTGCGGCACCCAGGACACCCCGGACAACCCCGAGGCCGGCGCCCCCTCCACCCCGGCGCGCGCCGCGTCCCCCTCCCCCTCCGCGAAGCCCCGCCCCACCGGCCCGCGCCCCCTGTTCCTCGGCACGTACACCTCCGTCGAGGGCGGCGGCACCGGCATCGGACTCGCGACGTACGACACCGCGACGGGCCGTATCACCGGCAAGGGAACCCTCACCGGCATCGGCGACCCGTCCTACCTCGCGGCGCACCCGGACGGCCGCACGCTCTATGCGGTCAACGAGCGCGAGGACGGCGGCGCGACGGCGGTCCGGCTCTCAACGGGCGGACGGCACAAGGTACTTGGCACGCGCGCCACGGGAGGCGCCGCCCCGGCTCACCTGTCCGTACACCCAGGCGGGCGCTGGCTGCTCAGCGCCAACTACGGGTCCGGCAGCGTGGCGGTGCACCCCATCGAGACCTCGGGCGCGCTCGGCGAGCGGACGGATCTGGTGACACACTCCAGCCCGCCGCCCGGCCCCGGCCAGGAGAGGCCGCACGCGCACCAGTTCATCACCAGCCCGGACGGCGGCCATGTGCTGGCGGTCGATCTGGGTACCGACACGGTCTACACCTACCGCCTGGACGAATCCGCGGGCACGCTCCGCCCGGTCTCACAGGCCCGCACGCGCGCCGGCGCGGGTCCGCGGCATCTCACCTTCCACCCCGGGGGCCGCTTCGCCTATCTGGCGAACGAACTCGACAACACGGTCACCGTGTGCGCCTACGACCCGGAGACGGGACGGCTGACGCCGGGCGATCCGCAGCCCACGGGCACGGGCGGTGGCACGAGTTACCCGTCGCAGCTACTGGTCACACCGAAGGGCTCGTACGCGTATCTCGCCAACCGCGGCCACAACAGCCTGACCCGGTACGCCGTCGAGGCGAACGGGGCCCGGCTGCGCCTCCTGGACACCGTGCCGGTGCGCGGGGACTTCCCGCGTCACATCGCCCTCTCGCCCGAGGGGAACCTGCTGTTCGCCTCGAACCAGAAGTCGAGCACGGTCAGCGTCTTCCACGTCGACGGGAAATCGGGCCAACTCCGGCCCGCGGGCGAGCCGTTCGCGTCACCCGTCGCCGTCTGTGCGCTGCCGCTGTAG
- a CDS encoding FUSC family protein, translating to MRDVREAWAAGAAQVAKWRQEPVFVQTVRSAAAATIAYVVALQFSPEVAPLTAPLTALLVVQVTLYSTLTTGVRRVNSVVAGVLLAIAFSAIVGLTWWSLGLLILASLAVGHLVRVSEFVPEVAISAMLVLGVTRVGDTAWARVLETFIGAVVGLGFNLLFAPPVWVVAAGESIEDLARRMRQLMLLVGEEAGGRTPVAYAAERLYEARRLDHDIVEVDAALKQAEDSLKLNPRVREGLLHRVVLRTGLDTLEICTVVLRVLARSLTDLAKLREPEPLFERETGATVEQLLAEVGDAVVSFAVLVTSDVSQSAESAEARLATELAQATATRDKLAQLMLDEVQRDARQWQLHGAVLTEVTRILDELDMEHRSDRLLEELDRCTREQRERLPSLNRLRRRLRKLRRKPRTASDRAA from the coding sequence ATGCGGGATGTACGTGAGGCGTGGGCCGCGGGCGCGGCCCAGGTCGCGAAGTGGCGCCAGGAGCCCGTGTTCGTGCAGACGGTGCGGTCGGCCGCGGCCGCGACGATCGCGTATGTGGTCGCGCTGCAGTTCAGCCCGGAGGTGGCCCCGCTCACCGCTCCGCTGACCGCCCTCCTCGTCGTCCAGGTGACCCTCTACTCCACGCTCACCACGGGCGTACGCCGAGTGAACTCCGTGGTGGCCGGCGTGCTGCTCGCCATCGCGTTCAGTGCCATCGTCGGACTCACCTGGTGGAGCCTCGGTCTGCTGATCCTCGCCTCGCTGGCCGTCGGCCACCTGGTGCGGGTCAGCGAATTCGTGCCCGAGGTGGCGATCAGCGCGATGCTGGTCCTCGGCGTCACCAGAGTCGGCGACACAGCCTGGGCCCGGGTCCTTGAGACCTTCATCGGAGCCGTGGTCGGGCTCGGCTTCAATCTGCTCTTCGCTCCCCCGGTGTGGGTGGTCGCGGCCGGCGAGTCCATCGAGGATCTGGCACGCCGGATGCGGCAGTTGATGCTGCTGGTCGGCGAGGAGGCGGGCGGGCGCACCCCCGTGGCGTACGCGGCGGAGCGCCTGTACGAGGCCCGTCGCCTCGACCACGACATCGTCGAGGTGGACGCGGCCCTCAAGCAGGCCGAGGACAGCCTGAAGCTCAATCCCCGGGTACGCGAAGGGCTACTGCACCGTGTCGTCCTGCGGACCGGACTCGACACGCTGGAGATCTGCACGGTGGTCCTGCGGGTGCTCGCCCGCAGCCTCACCGACCTCGCCAAGCTGCGGGAGCCCGAGCCGCTGTTCGAGCGCGAGACCGGCGCCACGGTCGAGCAGCTGCTGGCCGAGGTCGGCGACGCCGTGGTCAGCTTCGCCGTCCTGGTCACCAGCGACGTCAGCCAGAGCGCGGAGTCCGCGGAGGCCCGGCTCGCCACCGAACTGGCCCAGGCGACCGCCACCCGCGACAAGCTGGCCCAGCTCATGCTCGACGAGGTCCAGCGGGACGCGCGCCAGTGGCAGCTGCACGGCGCGGTGCTCACCGAGGTCACCCGGATCCTCGACGAACTCGACATGGAGCACCGCTCCGACCGGCTCCTGGAGGAACTGGACCGCTGCACGCGCGAGCAGCGCGAACGCCTGCCCAGCCTGAACCGCCTGCGCCGCCGTCTGCGCAAGCTCCGGCGGAAGCCTCGTACCGCCTCGGATCGAGCCGCCTGA
- a CDS encoding FBP domain-containing protein, with protein MRPLTEQDIRTSFINCSKGEAKRLSIPRDLAERPWPDLDFLGWRDPGAPDRSYLVTEREDRLVGVTLRFPSSQRGFLHRSMCSLCMTTHPGNGVSLMTARKAGAAGREGNSVGVYMCADLACSLYVRGKKIPESGLRIEESLTVDQQIARATGNLSAFLDKLYT; from the coding sequence ATGCGACCGCTCACCGAGCAGGACATCCGCACCTCGTTCATCAACTGTTCGAAGGGCGAGGCGAAACGCCTCTCGATACCGCGTGACCTCGCCGAACGCCCATGGCCCGACCTCGACTTCCTCGGCTGGCGAGATCCGGGAGCGCCCGACCGCAGCTATCTCGTCACCGAGCGCGAGGACCGGCTCGTCGGCGTCACCCTGCGCTTCCCGTCTTCCCAGCGCGGCTTCCTGCACCGCAGCATGTGCTCCCTGTGCATGACGACCCACCCGGGCAACGGCGTCAGCCTGATGACGGCGCGCAAAGCGGGCGCGGCGGGACGTGAGGGCAACTCCGTGGGCGTGTACATGTGCGCCGACCTGGCCTGTTCGCTGTACGTACGCGGCAAGAAGATCCCGGAGTCCGGGCTCCGTATCGAGGAAAGCCTCACCGTGGACCAGCAGATCGCGCGGGCGACGGGCAATCTCTCCGCTTTCCTGGACAAGCTGTACACATAG
- a CDS encoding phosphotransferase family protein — MSEARARRVLEAAGMSGERLVRCRSLAGGTYNAVEELLLDDGSRYVLKVPPPPSDPGMRHERELLVSEAEFYRAAATVDVTAPRVVGVCHDEAASTGRYLLMTACPGEPWDSSVTEGERPGLRGELGRQMARLHRVTGPGFGYPSGALGPLAGDWRTAFTTMYDAVLDDARRYSAWLPRPVDEIARSAKAAYDALDEVTEPRLVHFDLWDGNILVERPEGGAAPRIGGLIDGERMFWGDPLAEFVSLALLGDIEVDEAFLEGYQQAGGNAVFTSAARRRLALYRSYLYLIMHIELVPRAQVEERQPWIRDAVAPELTAALDALD, encoded by the coding sequence ATGTCGGAGGCGCGGGCTCGGCGGGTGCTCGAGGCGGCCGGGATGTCGGGAGAACGGCTGGTCCGGTGCCGGTCGTTGGCCGGGGGAACGTACAACGCCGTCGAGGAGCTGCTGCTCGACGACGGCAGTCGTTACGTACTGAAGGTTCCGCCCCCGCCAAGCGACCCCGGTATGCGTCATGAGCGTGAACTGCTCGTCTCCGAGGCGGAGTTCTATCGCGCTGCCGCCACAGTCGACGTCACGGCGCCGCGTGTGGTGGGCGTCTGTCACGACGAGGCCGCGTCCACGGGGCGGTATCTGCTGATGACGGCATGCCCGGGCGAACCGTGGGACTCCTCCGTCACTGAGGGCGAACGGCCAGGTCTGCGTGGGGAGTTGGGGCGCCAGATGGCCCGGCTCCACCGGGTGACCGGACCCGGGTTCGGATACCCGTCCGGTGCCCTCGGGCCGCTGGCCGGTGACTGGCGTACGGCCTTCACCACGATGTACGACGCCGTTCTGGACGACGCACGCCGCTACTCGGCCTGGCTGCCCCGGCCCGTGGACGAGATCGCCCGGTCGGCCAAGGCCGCGTACGACGCGCTCGACGAGGTCACGGAGCCGCGCCTCGTGCACTTCGACCTGTGGGACGGGAACATCCTGGTCGAGCGTCCGGAGGGCGGCGCGGCACCCCGGATCGGCGGGCTGATCGACGGCGAGCGCATGTTCTGGGGCGATCCGCTGGCGGAATTCGTCTCGCTCGCGCTGCTCGGTGACATCGAGGTGGACGAGGCGTTCCTGGAGGGATATCAACAGGCGGGCGGGAACGCCGTGTTCACCTCGGCCGCTCGTCGACGCCTCGCCCTCTACCGCAGCTACCTCTACCTGATCATGCACATCGAGCTCGTGCCCCGCGCTCAGGTCGAGGAGCGGCAGCCCTGGATCCGGGACGCCGTCGCTCCGGAGCTGACGGCCGCCCTGGACGCACTCGACTGA